The following coding sequences are from one Nicotiana tabacum cultivar K326 chromosome 1, ASM71507v2, whole genome shotgun sequence window:
- the LOC107814866 gene encoding uncharacterized protein LOC107814866: MAKTPEKNLPQKMAASNKTPIWDCGSSLYDSFELKSFERQLDSAIASRSLSMPHLPDRRILIPSSNSQQQQEQQQTQPISKKSSKISRSFQKLLKSLFRQKQNNSPLFSGHKQSIGDGFYVIYDKSGALTTIPEGPECDNLSPEIKSLVRRTGSERFTVASIGISCA; the protein is encoded by the coding sequence ATGGCAAAAACTCCAGAAAAAAACTTACCCCAAAAAATGGCAGCATCAAACAAAACTCCCATTTGGGATTGTGGAAGTTCACTCTACGACTCTTTCGAATTAAAATCATTCGAACGTCAACTCGACTCCGCCATAGCTTCTAGAAGTCTCTCTATGCCTCATTTACCCGATCGCCGTATTCTTATTCCATCTTCTAACTcgcaacaacaacaagaacaacaacaaactcaaccCATTTCCAAAAAGAGTTCGAAAATTTCTAGATCTTTCCAGAAACTTCTGAAATCCTTGTTCAGACAAAAGCAGAACAATAGTCCGCTCTTTTCGGGACATAAACAGTCAATTGGAGATGgtttttatgttatttatgataaaTCTGGTGCACTTACGACGATTCCAGAAGGTCCGGAGTGTGATAATCTTTCGCCGGAAATTAAGTCGTTGGTTAGAAGAACGGGTTCTGAACGATTTACGGTGGCTTCTATTGGTATTTCATGTGCttaa